In Candidatus Babeliales bacterium, a genomic segment contains:
- the dcd gene encoding dCTP deaminase — protein MILSGNEIRRRLGKELFIEPFNQSQLGPNSYNLRLHNELVVYDEPFLDMKKEHQIATITIPEEGLLLEAGKLYLGRTVEYTRTDTLVPMIEGRSSIGRLGLFIHVTAGFGDVGFRGYWTLEIFCVQPVRIYPGVEICQIFYHTIEGDYAKYSSNKYQNNRGIQPSMLYKDFQKE, from the coding sequence ATGATTCTTTCAGGAAACGAAATTAGACGACGTTTAGGTAAAGAGCTTTTTATAGAGCCATTCAATCAATCACAACTTGGCCCAAATAGTTATAATTTACGCTTGCATAATGAACTAGTAGTGTACGATGAACCTTTTCTTGATATGAAGAAAGAGCATCAAATAGCAACAATTACTATTCCAGAAGAAGGATTGCTGCTTGAAGCGGGTAAGCTTTACTTAGGCAGAACTGTTGAATACACCAGAACTGATACATTAGTTCCTATGATTGAAGGTCGTTCTTCAATTGGGCGTCTTGGTTTATTTATTCATGTTACTGCTGGCTTTGGTGATGTTGGGTTTCGTGGGTATTGGACGCTTGAAATATTCTGTGTTCAACCAGTTCGCATTTACCCAGGTGTTGAAATATGTCAGATTTTTTATCACACCATTGAAGGTGATTACGCAAAATATTCTAGCAATAAATATCAAAATAATCGTGGTATTCAACCGAGTATGTTGTACAAGGATTTTCAAAAAGAATAG